CTATCAAGTCTATAGTGATGCGCAAGGACTAAAAGTTTGACAAGGTGGTTAAAGAAACTGATTGTAGCATGAAAATtacactccctccgttcttaaattcttgtcgttgttttagttcaaatttatactaaaacagcgacacaaatttaggaacggaggtagtaactTTTACAACGTGGTGATAAAACATCCACAAATCAGGATTAAATTCAAATAGTTAGAGGTAGCTGGTTAGCTCATCCATCCAGTTAACAGAGGTGCCTTTCATGACCACATGGACTTAAATTCAACTAATGAAATTGCTGGATTTACCCCAGTTTAACAGCATCCAGGGGCGGATTAATTTCTCTTGCTACGGCAGCTGTAACTGGACCTCTGACAAGTGCTCCCTTCAATAGAGTACTCCTGCTTTTAGcctcttcatttttttcaatCAATATTTGTCTTTCTACACTTCCAATGCAATTTTTATCATTGTGTTCATATTTTGACCTTCATTAATGTCCTGACGAAAGATAGGCAAAACAACCTTGTACTCACTTAAATTCTTGTGCCCAACACTAGAAAAACATCTATTTTGAAATAGACGGAGTATTATTTAATGAATACTTTCCCTCTGCTTCAAACTTAATGTATTTTAGAAATGGGAACGAGAATTAAGAGTGTGACTGAGATGTTAACATTTGCCTTCAATTATTTCTTTGTCCGTCTATTTATGCAACAAGGCATTAATTAATCTCTTTTCCCGCAACAGCGTTAATCCGAAAGCAAGACATCCACGCAAAAAAGGACTTAGGGACTGCAAGCATGAAGAAGAGCTAATTACCTATTTTCTTGATGGCATTGATGAATGGCtcaacaagaacaagatgacCAAACTGACCTAGATGTCtaggaaaagaaataaaaaaaaaaaaagggcagcCCGGTGCATGTAGCTCCCGCTTGCGCAGGGTCCGGGGAAGGGTCCGACCACTTTGGGGAAATacttttgataaaaaaattgagtCTAGAAGGGAGGGGTATTTAGTTATTTTGATGTATTATTTGACTTGTAAATCTGGACATTTCCTTTTAGCCACTCAGAACTTGATGGTTCTGAAGTTCAAATTTCtgaatttcaagtttgaaaagTATAATTCTTTTCTGTTGCATGTGATGCTAGAATTGCCAACCGTAAATACTAAAATTCAGAGTGCATTTTTGAGGATATATCGACGAATTATATATAGATACAACAAAGTGCAAACAGTAGGAATTCTGTCATCATCTTGTGTAATTTTATTCCCATTGAAGTTGTCTCACAATCATGCAACTGAATTAAATTCCTCACCTGGGCAATGCATCCACCAAGCGCAAACCCCTCGAAGAACTGGTGGAACGAGAGCGCTGCCACCAGCGGCCTAATTGTGCAGGGGCTCCGTGATACCCCCAGCGAGAGGCCAATGATCACCGAGTGCGACACGATTCCCATCTCCAGTATCTACACGAAACAGAATCGGTAAAGAAATGCATTGCCGTTAAACAACAAGGTGAAACCGACAAATGAGATAAACCACCTGTGACACCACGACGGAGCGCACGTGCTCTGATACATCCCCCTCGCGGCCATCTGCCTGCACCAGCTCGTGACCGTGCGAGTGCGCGTGGGAATGGGAATGCGAGTGGGTTTGCAAGAGCGGCGCCTTGTGCTCATCGTCAGTAACTGTGACCACGGTGATGTCTTCGTCGCTAACGGTGGCAGAGGTGgacgcggcgagcgcggcagcggcgtcggccTTGACACGAGCGACCTCGGCGCGGTGCTTGCGCTCGTAGAACCTGGTGACGACGAAGTCGAGCACGAGCGTGGCGAGGGCGGCGAGCATGGCGACGAACCCTGGGAACGGGAACCGGCGCCAGGGCGCGGCGGGGAGGCAAGGGTTGGAGAGCGCGTGCTCGGCGTCGTGCAGCATGTGGACGAACCCCGTGGCCAGGATCACGCCGGCCGCGAAGGCCTTGGCGGCGACGAACACGGCGCTGCCGGTCCGCACCGCGCGCCGCTTGCGGCCCACGAGCGGCAAGCCCACTCCCAGCACTCCGGCCACCAGAATCGCGGCCATGGCGATCCACTTGAGCCTCAGCGCCCCCGCGTCGTCCCGGCACGCCGCCCCCTCGGccttctccacctcctccgcacAGCTCGCCGCCGACAGCGACGCCGCCATAAATCCTGCACGCACGCAAAAGCCAAGCCAACATCAAACCCCCGCGCCGAAGCAAATTGACACCGAAGGAAAACAGAATGCTTTCCTAGGGAACCACGAAAAGCAATCTACTGTAATACATACCGTTGCTTTTACTCAAGAACAGGCCGATGTTCCGGCGGAAGCCGCCAAGAACCGCCATGGGGCTGGCTGGAGAATTCCGAGCGAAACCGAATTCCTCGgggacaagaaaaaaaatctaggaaAGATCGATCGATTCTTTAACCACTTCGCCTACTTTTTCGCTGTGGTGGATGCCTCGCTCCCTTCGCACGTAAAAGCTCGCTGAGtggagaggagaaggaagggcAGTCGAAGTCGTAGCGGTGGGGATGTCGTCATGGTGGCACTGCACCGAACAACTGCCATCCGGCGGACGCGATCCGTCGACGCCACCGCCGATTCCAAATTTGACGTATACAAAGGTCCTGTGTTTCTGACAAGTGGGTCCATGCGGGGTCTGAGTAAAAAAGCGCGAGACAAAAGCGGCTGTGTAAACCGGGTCCATGCACCTTCTCTTGCGCGGACCGTCGATTAAAGCGGTGTACGGCAGCGATGGGCCTATGAGGGCGTCGGGTTGTGATGGACCCTCTTCGGGGGCTTTTAATACTTCTGGTCCCACGTACAGAGGGGCCTGCCCTTGCCACGCGGTCGCGGATAAGACGAGACGCTGACATGCGGACCGTGTTTGGTTGGGCCTACTGGTCAGTGTTTGAACTGAGTTGGTAACTTATAATGACGTGTTGGTGACGGAGAAGGAGTCGTGGGGGAATGGAGAAATGATGTCGACATAGTGTGGTCAGAGGGATCGCGGCCCCGCTGTGGTCGATGGGGATTCCTTTAATTAGCATCCGTTTGGTCAGCTTATTGGGCTGGCACAGAGTGCCATCTAATGGGCATGGGCCCAACAGTAGTACAAGAATCCTCAGCTAGTTAAAGAAAAAACTATAAACGGGAACAGGAGTTGTTGTTCTGTCAagaaaaccctagccgtcgttttgagtaaatttcaattTCCAGCGGTTCCTCTCGTTTCTCATGGCGATCTATCCTCtagagacgaggggaaccacggatcaacgtcATGCGGCTTTTCAAAATCTACGAGGTTAGTTCAGATTATGCAAGCATATtattctgcaattttgtcaACGAATACATGGAGAAGCATCAAGATGCGAAGGATAAATCAAGAGAAGTTTATTTCGAACAACTACGACgaagcttttagttttgttgagtatcttTATTATTTGTGTTCGTTCGTGTATCAATCTTATGTACTTTGTctttgaatcaataaagccagatcgttgctctaaaaaaaagttaaagaTAAAACTACTAGTGAAGAGCATTcgctcaacaaaaaaaaaactgatctACTCGCCCACGCTACGTCTGGCCTCGCTGCGCCGCCAAAACTCCGGCATGGAGCTCCTCGAAGCGGCCCTCACGGATTTCACTGGCACGCACAACTAATCGTAGCTGCCAGTAGTCCTCGGCTCCCaccggcgccttcccgccatGGTCTCGAACCTGGTTTTGGCGGCGGCCACATGCGGGTGGCAGGCAACGGTGTCGTCCTATGAGCTGTCCCGGCCGGCTCTCCTCCGTTCCATCCTACTGCGGCGGTTTCCGAATCGATCTCTGCCACGGCCGCACCTAGTGTTGGGCAGCAAAAGTAGACTGTAATACCCTGAATTTTTATAAAggttaatttcagattggaaCGAAAGAATTGACCAGAATTTGACTTTCCGAATCACAGGCCGTACGGAAAATCGAAGACCACGGTTAGATTCGTCTCGTCCAGTTGATCGAAATTGACTATAGGTTCGTCAATTTCGGAGCCCGGATCAATTTGCCGCAACACCCTTTATTTTCAGCCTTTAAGTGAATTTggaattaaagaaaaaaaaaacccagcgTGCGGTGTGGAACTGAGTCGGAGAAGGATCGGGGACCTTGGTTTAATCCCCTGTTTTACTGCCCAAGGCCGAGAGCAACCCCAGCCGCCAACGCCTAGGGTTAGTTCGCCGTTGCCGCCGTCACGAGCTCGCCTCTGCTGCTGTCTGGTGACTGCCCTGCTGCTGGTGCCGCCGTGGTTGCAGTCCGCGCTGCTCGCCGTCGTTGGAGTCCTCGTTGGTCGCCGTCGCTACTGCCAGGTACGAGTTGGGCTGTTTCTCTGCCGCCTGGAAGTATTTTCCTCGCTCGCTGCAACTCGTTCCAGTGAATTGAATTGACAAGTTCTGCTCTAGCTGCTGTTGCCCGATTGAATCAACTGCTAGTTCAAGCCGCTGGTTGTTTAGCACCTGGAATTAGTACACTGCTGTTTAGCACCTGGAATTGTTGCTAGAAGCTGTGTGCATCGAATTGAGGTGGCTTGTTTGGTCAGCTTCAGCAGCATGTCAGGTTTTAGATGGATTGTTCTTTTAACCAGAAAGGCTATCAGTACATAACAAGTTTGGCAAGTCTGTACTTTTCTGTTTATTGGAAACAAGACACGAATCTGGTTTGGTTGGTCTTGGTAAAAGTAATAAAATGAGCAGATTGTGGCTTAAGTTTAAATGCCTTGTCCAGCCATGTTTAGTTGTCAGCTCTTTTTATTAAATCTTAGGATTTGAGTTGGTATTAAGACTTGCTTTACCCCACCGGTCCAGGAGTTTCGGGTATGAGGCATAAATCTGCAGATTAATTGTCCGTCCTATTTCGGGATTAAGGCAAGTACATGACGAGCCCCCTTTGACATTGTTTGCCAACGTTGTTTGGTTATCCGAGTTGATATTTGAATTCCTTGGGGTTTGTGCTATCGGAAGGTTTTGTTTTAAGCCAGGGCGGTGAGTAAGTTATAGGTAACTATTCCGGTGCGGTCGGTGAGTTAAGTTATTATGTAACTTTCTGGTGAGCTTGAGCTAAGTCGGTGAGTAATTCACTTGTTTAACTATTCCAATGCAGACGGTGAGAAAGTTAACGGTGAATATTCCAGAATGCTCCAATCAAAAAAAGTACAAAGTTTATAAAGAGTTTCATGGCTTTATTTTGGACAGTGTTTCAATATGATGAATGTTGTTATTTTGGCTCCATACTGTCCTTTGCTGAGTAACGATTACTCACTCTTGCTCTcttgttgtttgttttatttggttttcaGGTACTCCGAgtagtggcatgcatgggcggGAGTAGCATCACTATGCACTGGACAGCACACATATCACATATTAAAGATTAAAGTTTTAGTTTCATACCTCCTGTTTTACTTGAGAAACAGCCAGCATAGAGAACCCTTTTGCATTCTCGTGTGAGATTTAGTCTTTGGTCGCTTATTGGTTACTTGTATTGGAGTATTTAGTTATTATGAACTTCGTGCATGTCTTTCTAGCTTCCTGGTTATATTTGAGAGATATTATAAATTGCCTGTTGTGGATGTCCATATAAACAAAGGAGACTTTGCCGAAaattctagttttttttcctaagaGTTAGCTTTATTTGCATAGTGTAGTAATATTCCGGATAGGGTCGATGTACGGGGTGTTAcagttggtatcagagcctagGCTTTAGATCTCTGGAGTAGGTtacctggaaaaaaaattgaactaggATTTAACAACTTAAAATTTTGACACACTGGTGCACAATAGGATGGGTTATTGGgttatgcattgcatttttaTTACCATCCTCAGTTTTCATGTTTATGGACTTTCTTGATTAAACTTGTTCTTGATTTTGTGGTTTTGCTCAGAGCGATGCCACCGAGGCGTCGTGGTCGTGGTGGAGGTCGTGGAAACAATGGGGGCGGCGGTAGCGACGCAAATCAGCCTACTGGTAGCAGTCACGGAGATGCAGAAGCATCTGTGAGCCAATCTAGTGATCATGATGCCCCTGCTCCAACTATGACGCTCAGCAAGTGGTTGGCCATGCGCTTGGACACTTTTGATGGAACAGGGACACCCATGGAGGCATCAAGTTGGTTGCACACAATGGAGAAGTACATGGGTGCCTTAGTGATGACCCCGCAGGAAAGGGTTGTCTTTGTAGATTTTCAGCTAAAGGGTTTGGCtgatgtgtaacatcccaattttcaaaactcttcatatgcattgcatatcataagcatcatgtcacccttgcatttaatcattttcaaaaccctaaaatttgtccagaaaacccttttgcaaagatgcctttatttgattttgggttttgatcttgctcttgagtatttgcattttaacccatgagggtattgtggtaaaaagggatttaatgcatatatagagctatcccataattggcttttaagtattttgaaaaataatttgtttcgatagcctaagggccctaaaagccattttataggcaaatatatttttagatattttattatgagaaaattcttgtttcaaaagttaaatcatatgaaaatatgattttttttgttacattttatttggagtgatttggagcttcgaatcaattttgaggttcaaaaacagaaaatagataaaagaaaaagaaaaaccgaggaaaaccggtcaaaccggaccggaccggaccaaCCGGACCGGCTCAGCCCAGCcggagccgcccgctctccctgaccggtgggacccccgcgtcttcttcaacctccgaccgacaaatccggccacgcacgctcCGCGAACTGCCGACGAttccacctccgatttctccgcgcacgGGCCGTTTCCTCCAAATTCCTGCGCGTCACCTCGAAGCCCTCGAACTCCTCTACCAATTCCCTCAAACCGCTCGCCCAATTTCGCTTCggttaggatttaatttctcgccgaagttcttcacggacgtcgtcgttcttcgcgttttgccgtcgttccggtgagcttccgcccgcgccgaccctctccccttcttcctctctccagCGCGTATGCCGTGACGCACTCGCTTTCGAGTTTGGCCGCCGTTGCCGCGCCGTCCTTGCGCCGCCGTCCACTGCCcgtcttccccgcctccggccgcctgccCGCCCCGAGCCGCTCGCGCCGCTCCGCCTtccgcctgcccgcgcgccgcctcctcccgcgctGCCCCGAGCTGAGctccccgcgcccgccgcctgcGTGCCGACCGTGCCGCCGCTCGCGGccccgcgccgctcgcccgcgctgccgcaccgccccgcgccgctcgccgccgccgtccggcgagCAAGCCCCgtcggccggaaccctagatccCGGCCTATcccgcgctgccacgtggcaaagcattttgttttattttaattcggccgaattagataatgcatttttgcagaaaagtccctgtaacttcaaaacctcatatctttcaaaccgtttgtccaaaaattgtgatccgcacctttctggaatcgtcacaacgtgcAGAatttttggcactgtttaatttcagttttgaacaacttagacagtagctatttacagaatggttgaatatggtttaaatttcaaatgaattgtttcaaaatagtttttgaacatgttatcttgctgtaaaattatttaaacttgttctctgtccattaggaccagaaaagaaattattttgtgtataatcatggcatgcaagttaaatattgctctatgttgcaaaagccgcacaatcttttgttttaaaccctatccatgtatcatgcatattaattaccacttgatgttgtataatctgtccaaatcttttgaaaaacttttcaaaacagaaacaaaacttgtattttggaagtaacctttgtgtgcatcatcatggcatatgcatcatggcatggcttttgtactgaatgttgtgtttattgtgtgtttgtttcttttattttagattgtgtggagtgtaattcCTTGttattgcgaagagtgcgagaactatcacaaccttggaaaatgcaagttcactttgatcatatcccattattattgttgttttaaaatacttatgcatagtgttgttggtagagatgcattgataggactattactcgtacctctatgctagctataaatctcaggtagtatagtttaccctcgccattaccttgccaccaaattgccatcgattgtagttgaatgctaggctatggcagtatcgtgggggaaattactacattatgatattgttatgcctttggcgatatgaaatgttttattagatgtaaggcaaaacaattaattcaatgaaccgtcctgggtgggctgctttgaagattttgaggattagcggcgtcaggtccatttgtatgggtccctctgagtcgagttcctgtggattcaggaatggatcgtccatggatgtctctcccgtggattcggtgAGCGcttacgttgcaaatgtggaatgccacctggggtaattgagactggactagtttcctatttagaagcttctagtacaaccacaatgctatatgggctctggcgagacaagagtaagttgtatgaacctagacccgaggaattgtactgaggtagccgtgtagggggagcgtgattctctcgtggtttagggaattacctctgaaaatctcgtaatcgatgccgttgctactctaccctgaggacagcaagggattaacacgtcggtttcttgtggggaatgtgtacaaactctcgagagcgtcaaaactaagtacttagccgtatccccggcaacggacaatttgagcaactagatgtggagctgtaaggaaggtctcactcattccaatttcttaaataaaataaatggtttgaacagggtaggagcacttgaagaatccacttcaatgtactctaagttaataggagcatgggtgtgtctacctcgtgtccattagttaacattattataacattccttcatagtagggtaatttatgttccgcttccacgcaaacagcttGAACTCCacttgccacattatgcataaacttagtaggttctgatataactcctagtgaatcttgccaatacattcaatgtattgaccttagtggctgcatcgtttaatgatgcaggaagctccgacgacgagtaagatgaaCGTTCTGCTTATTTGGGTTACGgacttacattccaacacgttctcaccgtggtgttgatgtgcccttgtatctttcgttttccgctgctaaacagttattttatttccagctaacccgtgaggttatgcgagttgtaaataccctttaaattctggatgattcgttgtaatattgagacctttgttctatgatattacatcttgaaactgtgtgtgctagtgagtcaatccagggactagcactaaagcacagagatcgaacccgtgtacgggggcggtcgcttcatgaTGATTGGTGGGAAGGGGTCCGTGCAGCTTGGACTCCAGCCCATGGAGCACCCACGTGGATGTTTTTGTTGAGCAATTCACTGCTAAGTACTACCCCAGTTCTTTACTGACAAGATGGAGGTTGCCCTAAGGAACATCCAACAAGGGAACCTGACCGTGGATGAGTAAGAGACAGAATTCAGTAAGATCGTTCGCTTTGTTCCATCAGTTGATAAGAATGAGCCAGCGAAGGCTAAGCGGTTCTTCGAAGGGATGAATTCGAGGTACCGAGAGGTCATTGGGATGAAACCACCAACTAACTATCTGAAGGTGGTTGAGCAAGCTAGAGGGATGGAGTTACAGGTACAGCTGACGGAGGCACGAGCGTCTCATACTTCGAGGACTGAAGGCACAGGAAGTGGTCATAAGAGGACTCGCCAGGAGGGGGATGGGTCTACTCAGCGACCTATATTCAAGAAGTTCAAGTCAGGCCAGCGCAACCACCAATCTTCCAAACCCAAGCTGTCAGGGCCTCACACATCCTCAGCATCACGCCCTACTTTTTTGAAACCTATCCCAGGGCAAGGCATGATGTGTTTCAAGTGCGGTGAGGGACATTGTGCTGCTGAGTGTGACTTTTCAGGGTCTTGTCGTCATTGTGGCAAGAATGGCCACATGGGCAGGGTATGCAAGGAGAATCGAAACTCTATCATCAAGTGGCAAGTGGCTACATCTTCAGGGGCACCTTCAGCAACAATTAGTTCTTCTCGGGGACCATCTACATCAACTAGATCGTCTCATGGTTCTATTCAGATGATGACAGCCCCTCCTCATCAGTACTTGTCACAGTATCAGCAGTTTCCACCTCAGTACCCTCAGTATCAGGAgtatcctcctccgccgccaggttATTACTGGCCTGCAGCTCCTCTGCCTGCTCCACACGCACCACTTCAGCTACCAGCACCACCTATGGCTCCAGCAGCACAACAGATATCTGGAGATTCTTCTTCGGCACAGGCAAGGATTTATACCATGCCAACAGCTTCTTGTCTGGGCCGTTCAGATGTGGTTACAGGTATACTACCAGTGGATTCCTTTGATGCTTTCGTTCTCTTTGATTCTGGTgctaccttttcttttgtatcGCTTGATTTTGTTAAAAGAGCCCACCTGTCTAGTCAAGAGATATCCCAATCCGTTCGAGTTAGTTCTCCTGGTGGGTTGATCACCAGTTCAGTGGTTTGCCCCGGTTGTGTTATCTCCTTAGAGGATGAGGATTTTGTGACAAATTTGATGGTAATTCCTTTACCAACTTTTGATATTATTCTTGGAATGGATTGGCTATATCGCTATCGAGCAGTTATATCTTGTTTCTGAAAGACTATCAGTTTGGAGGCCCCGTCAGGTAGAAAGATAATATTTCAGGAGAGTGCACCCCCGCGTTTTCTATCGGTTTTGGCTGCTTTGTTCCCTGGTCAAAGAGTTGTCAAGACCGGAATCCTTTGGGCATTGGTAGAGAAGCCAGGTAAGGACAAATAGTGACTCCACGAAACAACCACTAACCTTGCAAGccgaaaacgaaaaaaaacacaaactcCTATTGCGCAATGTCATTTTCCCTCCCGGCTCGATGACGCCCTCAGGCCCTTAGCCGCGGCCCAGGACGGCACCAATCGCGCAGAGGCCCTCTGCATCTTTCCTCACGGCTCGAAGGCGACCGCTTGAAGCCTCACCTCCgcggggccgccgccaccagatCCAGCCGCGCTGCCCCTGCACACTGCGTCTGGCGTGGCTGCTCTGGTCTCAACGCACGCTGCCGCTGCACACGCCCCAACCTGCGCCACCGCTGTTGCATCGCCATGCCCACACCACCCGCTCGCTGCAGAACGCTGCAGCCCGCCCCTCCGCTGCACACTCCATCTCTCGCTGCAGAACACGCCCCGCCGCAGCCGTCTGCCACGCGGGCTTTGCCGTGAGGAGAGGCGAAAGTGGTCGAGCCGCCTCTCCGAGCGAGAGCATAACTTTCGGATCTCCGTTACAGAGTAGTTCGGTATATACTAGAGATAATTTCGGATCTCCGTTCTAGTAACGGCCCTCTCTAGATCATAAGAAGAATTTTGAAGGAAGAATAGAGAATTCTAATTTTAAGGAAAAATTCTTATGCATGCCCTTTAAATCAAAGGGTTAGATCAATGGAGTTTCATAGAATAAAAAAATTCCTCCAACTTTTGaagaaattcaaacatgaGGTTTAAGTATAAATTCAGAGGAATTCTTTTAGAACTCCCAATGCATCTTCTCTCTGTCTGTCTCCTCTCTTTCTCCAATTAAGTACCGCTATTCGAAATTACAGTGTTTTCCTATCTAACATCCAAAACACCTCTTCATGaaattcctgtgtttttgATTCCGTGAATCGAACATGTGAAGGCATTCTAAATTTCTAATCCAAGGAAGCACTATCTAGACAGACGCACGTACGGACACATGACAAGTCTAGCTTGTGCCGTCCTTTGCAGACAGTGACATATCTAGAGACAAATGTTTGTAACCGAAGGTAAAAAATGGGCAAGTGATGGTCAGTGTGCTGTTCTAataacgttttttttttcaggccTCGTTTGGTTGTAGTGTATTATAGGGTGTTCCAAGTATTTTCCCCTAGTTTTGGTATATATAATCAGACACACAAATGATTGTAAAGAAGAATGGTAAATTGAATGATGTGTTTTGCTTGTAGGTAGTGGCCATTGATCAGGCTACACTGCAGTGCATTACAATCCTAGTGTGCTTAAAAATAAGAGTGTAGAAGggggaaaagaaacaaagtagAGTTGAGGCTACAGCTACATATAGCATATGGAGCTACAATTACAACTCGACACTCATTTCGCTGACTAGCACACGTGTTTGCTGAATTACGTCACCACCAATAGCAAATATGACTATATCACAACCCAACAGATTAAGATGGTGGACACATCGGCTACAACCGAATAGAAATAAATCTTCAAGCTGCTCACCCGGACAGAAATGCAACTGCCTGCAGCGCTGGCTAAAGACTGATCATACCAAGTAGTTTAAACATGCGCAAAGCCTGTAATCTCTCCGCTTTGAGCTTCATTGCCAGTTCTTTTGTAGCAAAAATATAAAAGGCACAATGTTTTTACTTCCATTTAGCTACAACGATACTTTATCTTCGAAATTGACAAGGGGAGAAAAAGGGGAAGCAAACTTGTCAAGCTGCTGCTTGT
The Brachypodium distachyon strain Bd21 chromosome 2, Brachypodium_distachyon_v3.0, whole genome shotgun sequence genome window above contains:
- the LOC100826969 gene encoding zinc transporter 7; the encoded protein is MAVLGGFRRNIGLFLSKSNGFMAASLSAASCAEEVEKAEGAACRDDAGALRLKWIAMAAILVAGVLGVGLPLVGRKRRAVRTGSAVFVAAKAFAAGVILATGFVHMLHDAEHALSNPCLPAAPWRRFPFPGFVAMLAALATLVLDFVVTRFYERKHRAEVARVKADAAAALAASTSATVSDEDITVVTVTDDEHKAPLLQTHSHSHSHAHSHGHELVQADGREGDVSEHVRSVVVSQILEMGIVSHSVIIGLSLGVSRSPCTIRPLVAALSFHQFFEGFALGGCIAQAQFKNLSAAMMASFFAITTPMGIAAGAGLASFYNANSPRALVVEGILDSVSAGILIYMALVDLIAADFLGGKMTGTPRQQVMAYVALFLGALSMSSLAIWA
- the LOC112270974 gene encoding uncharacterized protein LOC112270974; translated protein: MRLFKIYETVRKLTVNIPECSNQKKAMPPRRRGRGGGRGNNGGGGSDANQPTGSSHGDAEASVSQSSDHDAPAPTMTLSKWLAMRLDTFDGTGTPMEASSWLHTMEKYMGALVMTPQERVVFVDFQLKGLADV